The following proteins are encoded in a genomic region of Dyadobacter sp. UC 10:
- a CDS encoding RagB/SusD family nutrient uptake outer membrane protein, translating to MNKLFSYKLLLAVALLCASCNSFLDVLPRGVANEDDLQNAIGAEKLAVAAYASLGNDHWFEPYTSMWPYGNVRAGDAHKGGLGAADIGEYHQYEIFSTTRTDMDSGNRMWTRLYIGVQRVNAAIKVLNSLDESSFKEKTHRLAEMRFLRAHYHFLLKILFKKIPFVTDELSADDVEKLSNDALTDAELWQKIADDFKFAVDNLPAQKSDVGRPYRTVAKAYLAKVRLFQAYVQNEQNQVVSINQEHLNEVIALTTEVIDSGEFGLFDDFSKNFLWSFDNGQESVFAVQRSKDDGSPIGRIDMSTALNYPMYPGYGCCSFHRPTQNLVNSFRTSPTGLPLFSDYNIVSLKDSADFVKNTIDPRLDHTVGIPSHPYKYQQNVIYRTATFTREPGTYGPYSAMKEVQQLSCPCLTTAQTYAYPSSSKNNTVIRFSDVILWKAEALIEAGRFNEALPLINQIRTRARNSTGLLKYANGKVISNYNMDVYKPGENITWNKATATTALRWERRLEFALEGYRFFDLVRWGIAAETVSEYFATEKTRVPHLASASFTKGRDEYLPVPEQQIQRSNRLYKQNNGW from the coding sequence ATGAACAAGCTATTTTCATATAAATTACTACTTGCCGTGGCGTTGCTTTGCGCGAGCTGCAACAGTTTTCTGGACGTTTTGCCACGCGGAGTAGCCAATGAAGATGATCTTCAGAATGCGATCGGGGCGGAAAAACTGGCGGTTGCAGCCTATGCCTCACTCGGAAACGACCACTGGTTTGAACCTTACACCAGTATGTGGCCTTACGGAAACGTGCGGGCAGGGGACGCCCACAAAGGCGGGCTTGGCGCGGCGGATATAGGAGAATATCATCAGTATGAAATCTTTTCGACAACCCGGACGGATATGGATTCGGGCAACCGAATGTGGACACGATTATACATTGGTGTTCAGCGGGTAAATGCTGCGATCAAAGTTTTGAATTCACTGGATGAAAGCAGTTTCAAAGAAAAAACGCATCGCCTGGCCGAAATGCGGTTTCTGCGGGCGCATTACCATTTCCTGCTCAAAATTCTGTTCAAAAAAATACCTTTTGTTACCGATGAATTGAGCGCCGATGATGTGGAAAAATTGTCGAATGATGCGCTGACTGACGCTGAACTTTGGCAGAAAATAGCCGATGATTTCAAGTTTGCCGTGGACAATCTGCCCGCTCAGAAGTCAGATGTTGGCCGGCCTTACCGGACGGTGGCGAAAGCTTATCTGGCTAAGGTACGCTTATTCCAGGCATATGTCCAGAACGAACAGAACCAGGTTGTTTCCATTAATCAGGAGCATTTGAATGAGGTAATTGCATTGACAACCGAGGTGATCGATTCGGGAGAATTCGGGCTTTTTGATGATTTTTCCAAAAACTTCCTGTGGAGCTTTGATAATGGACAGGAGTCGGTTTTTGCGGTGCAAAGATCCAAGGATGATGGCAGCCCGATTGGCCGGATCGATATGTCGACTGCGCTGAACTATCCGATGTATCCGGGCTACGGCTGCTGCTCGTTCCACCGCCCGACGCAAAACCTCGTCAATTCGTTCCGGACTTCACCGACAGGTTTGCCACTGTTCAGTGATTATAATATAGTATCACTGAAAGATTCGGCTGATTTTGTAAAAAACACCATTGATCCGCGCCTCGACCACACGGTCGGCATTCCGTCTCATCCATACAAATACCAGCAGAATGTGATTTACCGGACGGCCACATTTACCCGTGAACCAGGCACTTATGGGCCATATTCGGCGATGAAGGAAGTGCAGCAGCTGAGTTGCCCGTGCCTTACTACCGCGCAGACCTACGCTTATCCGTCCAGTTCTAAAAACAATACCGTGATCCGTTTCAGTGATGTTATTCTTTGGAAGGCGGAGGCATTGATAGAAGCAGGAAGGTTCAATGAGGCGCTGCCATTGATCAATCAGATCAGGACGAGGGCCAGGAACTCAACCGGCCTTCTTAAGTATGCGAACGGAAAAGTGATATCGAATTACAACATGGATGTTTACAAACCCGGCGAAAATATTACCTGGAACAAGGCGACTGCCACCACCGCATTGAGATGGGAGCGGAGATTGGAATTTGCATTGGAAGGTTACCGGTTTTTTGATCTGGTACGCTGGGGGATTGCCGCTGAAACCGTCAGCGAATATTTTGCAACTGAAAAAACGCGGGTACCTCATTTGGCTTCCGCGAGTTTCACAAAAGGCCGGGATGAATATCTACCCGTTCCCGAGCAGCAGATTCAGAGAAGTAACAGGCTTTATAAGCAAAATAACGGCTGGTAG
- a CDS encoding nucleoside hydrolase, whose protein sequence is MKNLLLVAVSAFFIASCATPQENDKEKALPAVILDTDIGPDYDDVGAMAVLHALADSGQVVPLAVIASNAQELVVPAIDILNTYFGRPDLPTGVPKGKGAPDEKATQGWPELIAGKYPHKIKSSADAPDAIETYRKVLAEQPDSSVTIVTVGFLTNMSALLDSPADSYSKLSGKELIKQKVKRLVSMAGRFPKGREYNVYVDSVASEKVFTQWPTEIVFSGFEIGMEVVTGLKVINNASLNSPVKDVYAKAMSFSKSDSLGRQSWDQTAVLFAVKGAEPYFGLQRGHYVPEGGNNAWRDDPNGPHAYMTFKRPAGEVTEAIEKLMMHAGK, encoded by the coding sequence ATGAAAAATCTCCTGCTGGTTGCCGTAAGTGCCTTTTTTATAGCATCGTGCGCAACACCCCAAGAAAATGACAAAGAGAAAGCATTGCCGGCTGTGATTCTGGACACAGACATTGGCCCTGATTATGATGATGTGGGCGCGATGGCCGTGCTGCATGCATTGGCCGATAGCGGTCAGGTGGTTCCATTGGCCGTTATTGCCAGTAACGCACAGGAGCTGGTCGTGCCGGCGATTGATATCCTTAACACCTATTTCGGACGTCCCGACCTGCCCACCGGCGTGCCCAAAGGAAAGGGCGCTCCTGATGAAAAAGCCACGCAGGGCTGGCCTGAGCTCATCGCCGGGAAATATCCGCACAAGATCAAATCATCTGCCGACGCGCCGGATGCCATTGAAACGTATAGAAAAGTACTTGCTGAGCAACCGGATTCCAGTGTAACGATCGTTACGGTCGGGTTTTTGACAAATATGTCGGCACTACTGGATTCTCCTGCCGACAGCTATTCCAAACTTTCGGGCAAGGAATTGATCAAACAAAAAGTAAAAAGACTGGTTTCCATGGCAGGCCGCTTTCCAAAAGGACGGGAATACAATGTGTATGTCGATTCTGTGGCGTCTGAAAAAGTATTTACGCAATGGCCCACCGAGATTGTTTTCAGCGGGTTTGAGATCGGGATGGAAGTAGTAACCGGATTAAAAGTAATTAACAACGCATCTCTGAATTCGCCTGTTAAGGATGTGTATGCCAAAGCAATGTCGTTTTCGAAAAGCGATAGCCTGGGAAGGCAGAGCTGGGATCAAACGGCAGTACTATTCGCCGTGAAAGGGGCGGAGCCCTATTTCGGATTGCAGCGCGGGCATTACGTTCCCGAGGGGGGAAACAATGCATGGCGCGACGATCCCAATGGTCCGCACGCTTATATGACCTTCAAAAGGCCCGCCGGGGAAGTTACCGAGGCGATTGAGAAGCTGATGATGCACGCTGGTAAATAA
- a CDS encoding BspA family leucine-rich repeat surface protein codes for MEKLIPLLPMRLIHLCAFLLCVSLQLSAPIASQAQVSPGDPGNFITTWEYTSPMDTPNGQLVIPTIPGENYLYDVYWEILGSSGSSGSVTGVTGDFTLPVTGFFSNQTIQIEISGQFPRIGLERLAEVNPPESLSAPVKLLSVEQWGNIAWTSMERAFFKADNLQINATDAPDLSGVTSLKEMFFGARSLNSPIGHWDVSGITDMAGLFRDTNVFDQDLSGWDVSRVTDMSFMFYWALKFNQDIGDWQVGAVKDMNSMFGLARNFNQDIGGWDVSQVENMEGMFVGAWAFNQSLGLWDVRKVSSMHEMLSESALSLGNYDATLAGWAAQSGLQNGVTLKASNLTFCNGAEARQKLIDQYGWTIQGDTPACGSMMLFVKTEDGNTLIVLAEGSDSVQQLKHKIQDKGGAQPEQQRLSFNGNELEDGRILEEYSIQNGSTLNLILNAAPGITPDENNIVYVDINVNTGASGYTGAGDSWSNAVPQLADALKWAREQQDGGNPGWSDTNPLRIYVAKGTYLPAYHSGDGTYTSDGGQQNAFVLVRNVRLFGGFDPSAGVEDLDDARILPDVNSPGQGTVLSGDVTGNDHADDFEGHVENIRHVVIAAGEIGVGEMDGFTITGGYGYSGGADIFSINGEPVSQETGGGMYIINSSPVMGNCLFLRNTASIGGGMQIVGPAAVPSINKCIFYHNSAEEGAGVSNWTAAPVLTECVFLENSASQGGGGLHNWQATASLIRCTFRANSADAGGGVSNAGSTLTLNQCDFSENTSRNGGGMMNGGGTSSLTGCQFTENSATADGGGIHSIQAGLSLAGCTFLRNAADSRGGAMRNDRSNVTIRHSRIIDNTAPQGGGIINESCPVVSLANCTFSGNAAMSAGAMISGVCESVVLTNCTVSGNTASQMGGGLVSFQAPTSLANTIIWGNETNGNSTTAEASFLNVGGQLPVISHSLVANWEGSDNWDDTKGIDGGGNIDLDPGFASVTSGDANYLHLTETSPARNAGSNDAYTTGGGDLVNDLDLAGNTRSFGPSIDMGAFENQTSDVIHSIRYVDAQSGDDANDGISWTTAFKTVSHALSAANADVKIESVLVAKGTYYPTGSATGTNRETTFNISRGGLRFYGGYDAGTGERNLADNTTILSGAIGNADLAADNSYHVMVIAGISSEADSILVDGFTIRDGYADVAGNTTYNGETIAHNYGGGIYCKRNALGSKLRFANLSIQNNAASFAAGMFNDEQSSPLLVNSIVSGNAAIGNGGGILNRNASSPIIINCTIAGNKANDGGGIFNNLNASPVVRNTIVYGNSTGINSYGGSSTTVNNSLVQGLPGGTDGNINGHTNPGFVNPADDDLAPDASGDYRLQACSPAINRGENTLLPDGLAKDADGKTRTVHAMVDIGAFEYQEALPEGSATLALHNDESTQSINGVTDFRVNDQACRLIARVEPAGANPVSGSATAIVGIDPEVAFDNGSPYVQRHYQINVQSGGSAKVTLYFTQAEFTNFNNELLEGYLPTGPADELSKSNLRVFQYHGTGGSKPADYEGSALSVIDPQDQEIRWNEVSKRWEVGFEVAGFSGFFIGSVASPLPVKLVSFSGSADTENVVTLNWKVVEQQGIQAYQVEYSSNGMAFQHAGTVAATQTPEASYTFKHTPLQSKAMVYYRLLIKEADGTQSYSKIISVKSPVWSAPFAYPVPADQGFWVKGPGVAGTTARLVNMQGIALKIWTFSSDRQYVDSSSLQAGVYFVVFGDGTSLKVVKK; via the coding sequence ATGGAAAAACTTATACCCTTGCTGCCCATGCGCCTGATCCATTTGTGCGCATTCCTGTTGTGTGTATCGCTCCAACTATCGGCACCTATTGCCTCCCAGGCTCAGGTGAGCCCCGGCGATCCAGGGAATTTTATCACCACCTGGGAATACACCTCTCCGATGGATACACCCAACGGCCAACTGGTTATTCCGACGATTCCGGGGGAAAACTACCTTTATGATGTCTACTGGGAAATCCTGGGGAGCAGCGGATCAAGCGGTAGCGTGACCGGCGTGACCGGCGATTTTACCTTGCCGGTAACAGGTTTTTTTTCCAACCAAACCATTCAGATCGAGATTTCCGGACAATTTCCGCGCATCGGCCTGGAAAGGCTGGCAGAAGTTAACCCGCCGGAATCTTTATCTGCGCCCGTTAAATTGCTCTCCGTGGAGCAATGGGGCAATATAGCCTGGACATCTATGGAACGGGCATTTTTTAAAGCCGATAATCTTCAGATAAATGCGACGGACGCTCCGGACCTGAGCGGTGTTACTTCGCTAAAGGAAATGTTCTTTGGCGCCAGGTCGCTCAATTCGCCGATCGGACATTGGGACGTTTCAGGCATAACGGATATGGCCGGATTATTCCGGGACACAAATGTATTTGACCAGGATCTCAGTGGATGGGATGTTTCCAGGGTAACCGATATGTCGTTTATGTTCTATTGGGCACTGAAATTCAATCAGGATATCGGGGACTGGCAGGTCGGTGCGGTGAAGGATATGAACAGTATGTTCGGTTTGGCCAGAAATTTCAATCAGGATATTGGTGGATGGGATGTTTCGCAGGTCGAGAATATGGAAGGTATGTTCGTTGGCGCCTGGGCATTTAACCAGAGTCTCGGTTTATGGGACGTGCGTAAGGTTTCTAGTATGCATGAAATGCTAAGCGAATCTGCGCTGTCACTTGGAAACTACGATGCTACGCTGGCGGGTTGGGCAGCGCAAAGTGGGTTGCAAAACGGCGTAACGTTAAAAGCAAGTAACCTGACTTTTTGCAATGGGGCAGAGGCCCGCCAGAAGCTGATTGATCAGTACGGTTGGACGATCCAGGGAGATACCCCGGCTTGCGGGTCAATGATGCTCTTCGTGAAAACCGAGGACGGGAATACCCTTATCGTCCTTGCCGAGGGAAGCGACTCTGTCCAACAATTAAAACACAAGATCCAGGATAAGGGCGGAGCGCAACCCGAGCAGCAGCGGCTTTCTTTTAACGGGAACGAGTTGGAGGATGGACGGATACTGGAGGAGTATTCCATACAAAATGGAAGCACACTTAATCTCATCCTGAACGCTGCACCCGGCATTACACCCGATGAGAACAATATTGTTTATGTAGACATCAACGTGAACACAGGTGCCAGCGGCTATACCGGCGCGGGGGATTCGTGGTCGAATGCCGTTCCGCAACTAGCCGATGCGCTCAAATGGGCTCGTGAGCAGCAGGACGGAGGTAATCCTGGCTGGAGCGACACGAACCCGCTACGCATTTATGTGGCCAAAGGGACCTATCTGCCTGCCTATCACAGCGGGGATGGGACCTATACATCAGACGGCGGTCAACAGAATGCGTTCGTTTTGGTACGTAACGTACGCCTTTTCGGAGGTTTTGACCCGTCGGCGGGTGTGGAGGACCTGGACGACGCGCGCATCCTGCCAGATGTCAATAGCCCGGGCCAGGGTACCGTGCTGAGCGGCGACGTGACAGGGAATGACCATGCAGATGATTTTGAAGGACATGTTGAAAATATTCGCCATGTAGTCATTGCGGCCGGTGAAATTGGGGTGGGGGAAATGGACGGTTTTACCATTACAGGCGGCTATGGTTACAGCGGAGGAGCTGACATTTTTAGCATAAACGGAGAACCCGTCAGCCAAGAAACCGGCGGCGGAATGTATATTATCAACTCCTCTCCGGTGATGGGGAATTGCCTGTTTTTACGAAATACAGCCTCTATCGGAGGAGGAATGCAAATCGTTGGTCCGGCTGCGGTGCCTTCGATTAACAAATGTATCTTTTATCACAATTCAGCGGAGGAAGGAGCAGGAGTTAGCAACTGGACGGCGGCCCCTGTTTTGACCGAATGCGTATTTTTGGAAAATTCCGCGTCTCAGGGGGGAGGAGGACTGCATAACTGGCAAGCCACTGCTTCGCTCATCAGGTGTACATTCCGGGCGAACTCGGCCGATGCCGGTGGAGGAGTATCGAATGCCGGAAGTACACTTACACTTAATCAGTGTGATTTTTCAGAGAATACATCCCGGAACGGGGGCGGGATGATGAATGGTGGGGGGACATCCTCTCTGACCGGATGTCAGTTTACAGAGAATTCTGCGACAGCCGACGGGGGAGGGATACACAGCATCCAGGCCGGACTTTCGCTGGCCGGGTGCACTTTTTTGCGGAACGCAGCCGACTCGCGTGGAGGCGCTATGCGAAACGACAGGTCCAATGTGACCATAAGACATAGCAGGATCATTGATAATACTGCGCCTCAGGGAGGTGGAATTATTAATGAATCGTGCCCGGTTGTTTCGCTTGCCAACTGTACATTTTCGGGGAACGCTGCGATGAGTGCGGGCGCGATGATCAGCGGCGTGTGCGAATCAGTTGTGCTTACTAACTGTACGGTGTCAGGCAATACGGCCAGCCAGATGGGCGGCGGGCTGGTTAGTTTCCAGGCGCCGACTTCTTTGGCCAACACGATTATCTGGGGAAACGAGACAAATGGTAATAGTACCACTGCCGAAGCATCATTCCTTAACGTGGGGGGGCAGCTGCCGGTAATCTCGCATAGTTTAGTGGCCAACTGGGAAGGTAGCGACAATTGGGATGACACCAAGGGTATAGACGGCGGCGGCAATATCGACCTCGATCCGGGATTTGCCTCCGTTACATCAGGCGATGCAAACTACCTGCACCTGACCGAAACAAGCCCGGCACGCAATGCAGGGAGCAACGATGCTTATACGACCGGCGGCGGTGATCTGGTCAACGACCTTGATCTGGCTGGAAACACCCGTTCCTTTGGCCCTTCCATTGATATGGGGGCTTTTGAAAACCAAACTTCAGACGTTATTCATTCAATTCGCTATGTGGATGCACAAAGCGGCGATGACGCCAACGACGGTATCAGCTGGACTACGGCGTTTAAAACAGTATCCCACGCATTGAGTGCTGCAAACGCAGACGTTAAAATTGAATCTGTATTGGTCGCAAAGGGTACCTATTATCCAACCGGATCAGCAACCGGCACAAACCGGGAGACTACCTTTAATATCAGCCGCGGAGGGCTCCGGTTTTACGGAGGTTACGACGCCGGTACCGGCGAAAGAAATCTGGCAGACAATACTACCATTCTGAGCGGTGCAATCGGAAATGCGGATCTTGCCGCGGATAACAGCTATCATGTGATGGTGATAGCAGGTATTTCTTCTGAGGCCGACAGTATTCTCGTTGACGGATTTACCATCAGAGACGGTTATGCCGATGTAGCCGGAAATACCACGTACAATGGAGAAACCATTGCGCATAACTATGGCGGGGGAATTTACTGCAAACGGAATGCGCTTGGATCAAAACTTCGGTTTGCCAACCTCAGCATCCAAAACAATGCTGCGTCGTTTGCTGCCGGTATGTTCAACGATGAACAGTCGTCGCCTTTGCTTGTTAACAGCATTGTCAGCGGTAACGCCGCGATCGGTAATGGCGGGGGGATACTCAACAGAAATGCCTCATCGCCGATCATTATCAATTGTACGATTGCCGGTAATAAAGCCAATGACGGGGGAGGGATTTTCAATAACTTAAATGCTTCACCAGTCGTACGGAATACTATTGTCTACGGCAACAGTACCGGGATCAACAGTTACGGAGGCAGCAGTACAACGGTCAATAACAGCCTGGTGCAAGGCCTGCCGGGCGGAACAGACGGTAATATCAACGGACATACTAATCCAGGCTTCGTGAATCCGGCCGATGACGACCTTGCGCCTGATGCAAGCGGTGACTATCGCCTGCAGGCATGCAGTCCGGCCATCAACCGGGGAGAAAATACATTGCTTCCCGACGGACTTGCCAAAGACGCGGACGGAAAGACACGTACGGTACACGCTATGGTGGATATCGGCGCTTTTGAGTACCAGGAGGCCCTTCCCGAAGGCAGCGCTACGCTGGCACTGCACAATGACGAGAGCACACAGAGTATCAATGGCGTAACTGATTTCAGGGTTAACGACCAGGCTTGCCGGCTGATCGCCAGGGTAGAACCTGCCGGCGCCAATCCGGTCAGCGGAAGCGCTACTGCCATAGTCGGGATAGACCCTGAGGTTGCTTTCGATAACGGCTCGCCTTATGTTCAAAGGCATTATCAGATCAACGTACAGTCGGGCGGATCTGCGAAAGTAACCCTGTATTTTACACAGGCAGAGTTTACAAACTTCAATAACGAATTACTGGAGGGATATCTTCCAACAGGTCCTGCCGACGAACTCAGCAAAAGTAACCTGAGGGTATTCCAATACCACGGCACCGGCGGAAGTAAACCGGCGGATTACGAGGGTTCTGCCCTCAGTGTAATTGATCCGCAGGATCAGGAGATCAGATGGAATGAGGTCAGTAAACGGTGGGAAGTAGGTTTTGAAGTGGCGGGATTCAGCGGCTTCTTTATCGGGTCGGTTGCCAGTCCGTTACCCGTAAAGCTTGTTTCGTTTTCGGGATCTGCCGACACGGAAAACGTGGTCACGCTTAACTGGAAGGTTGTTGAACAGCAGGGTATCCAGGCCTACCAGGTTGAATACAGTTCAAATGGTATGGCTTTCCAGCATGCGGGAACAGTAGCCGCGACCCAGACGCCGGAAGCCAGTTACACTTTCAAACATACGCCGTTGCAAAGTAAGGCGATGGTTTATTACCGTCTGCTTATAAAGGAAGCCGATGGAACCCAGAGCTATAGCAAAATCATTAGCGTAAAATCCCCGGTTTGGTCTGCTCCGTTTGCCTATCCTGTTCCGGCTGATCAGGGTTTTTGGGTCAAAGGGCCGGGAGTAGCAGGTACCACAGCGCGCCTGGTCAATATGCAGGGCATCGCGTTAAAAATCTGGACTTTTTCATCAGATCGCCAGTACGTGGATAGTAGTTCGCTGCAGGCAGGCGTTTATTTTGTCGTATTCGGTGATGGGACTTCCCTGAAAGTCGTTAAGAAATAG